From one Variovorax sp. PBL-H6 genomic stretch:
- a CDS encoding alpha/beta hydrolase, with amino-acid sequence MMEGPEALRALMADIGPRWGTDLPGHSQQVKEAYAPLLAAAPRAPLRVARNIVYGSHPRQVLDLFSPAGAMRSPVVAFVHGGAFVRGDKCVSTELYDNVLHWFARQGFVGANIEYRLAPEAPYPAGARDVGEAMAWLHENVARHGGDPQRILLIGHSAGGTHVASHALDPSLRSGACHAQAIVLISARLQADQSPRNPNAAAVRAYFGEDISLHEARAPMRLAGRSEIPTLIAIAEFENPLLDVYGLEFAHRLAAASGRAPRFLQMRGHNHMSIVAHFNSGEERLGREIVEFFSSLSSSL; translated from the coding sequence ATGATGGAAGGCCCCGAGGCGCTGCGCGCCCTGATGGCCGACATCGGCCCGCGCTGGGGGACGGACCTGCCTGGCCACAGCCAGCAGGTCAAGGAGGCCTATGCGCCCCTGCTGGCCGCCGCGCCCAGGGCGCCGCTGAGGGTGGCCCGCAACATCGTCTACGGCAGCCATCCGCGCCAGGTGCTCGATCTTTTCAGCCCGGCTGGCGCGATGCGCTCGCCGGTCGTCGCCTTCGTCCATGGCGGCGCCTTCGTGCGTGGCGACAAATGCGTCAGCACCGAGCTCTACGACAACGTGTTGCACTGGTTCGCGCGCCAGGGCTTCGTCGGCGCCAACATCGAGTACCGGCTGGCGCCCGAGGCGCCGTACCCGGCCGGCGCGCGGGATGTTGGCGAGGCCATGGCCTGGCTGCACGAGAACGTGGCCCGCCATGGCGGCGATCCGCAGCGAATCCTCTTGATCGGCCATTCGGCCGGCGGCACGCATGTGGCCAGCCATGCCCTGGACCCGTCGCTGCGCAGCGGTGCCTGCCATGCACAGGCCATCGTCCTTATCTCCGCCCGCCTGCAAGCCGACCAGTCACCGCGCAACCCCAATGCCGCCGCCGTCAGGGCCTATTTCGGCGAGGACATCTCGTTGCACGAGGCGCGTGCTCCGATGCGGCTGGCAGGCCGCAGCGAGATCCCGACCCTCATCGCGATCGCGGAATTCGAGAATCCGCTGCTCGATGTGTACGGACTCGAGTTTGCGCACCGGCTGGCAGCGGCGAGCGGCCGGGCGCCGCGCTTCCTGCAGATGCGGGGCCACAACCATATGTCCATCGTGGCCCATTTCAACAGCGGCGAGGAGCGGCTGGGCCGGGAAATCGTGGAATTCTTTTCGTCACTGTCTTCCTCCCTGTAG